A genomic stretch from Fodinibius salinus includes:
- the polX gene encoding DNA polymerase/3'-5' exonuclease PolX, with protein MSITNAEIADRLREIYQLMQLAGENRFRAIAFDRAAQTIESLNDDINEYIENDTLTNIKGIGDSIAEDITSYAKTGTIEVLESLREQIPEGIIKWLEISGLGPKNIAKIHQQLDITELDELKEACQDGRVASLDGLGEKSAQKIAKSIEWMQQFDQRCRLDEALDIAGPIYDFLKKLEGVEAIDVAGSLRRYKETIGDVDILIGAKEEDIDQLFDAFVDHELVVEVLGRGETKSSIRTENGRQVDLRIVKPEQFAAALMYFTGSKEHNVVLRQRARERGLSLNEYGLFKLNDEGDTNFEKPIDYDSESDIYQHLDLNFIPPELREDHGEITFYEENESMNLVEEGDIRGVIHAHSTYSDGKFSIKEMAEACIERGYEYLGITDHSQTAAYAGGLSVDKIKEQWEEVDQLNEEYGSDFRIFKGIESDILSDGSLDYENEILESFDFVIASVHNGLGMNRPKMMNRFRTAIKNPFTSIVGHPTGRLLLKRDGSDLDMNELIELAAKHNTAIEINANPHRLDLDWRHGNKAKEVGLMSSINPDAHSKKGIDHIPYGVHIARKAKFEKERILNTKSKDEVAKWFASS; from the coding sequence ATGTCCATAACTAATGCTGAAATTGCCGATCGGTTACGCGAAATTTATCAGCTGATGCAGCTGGCCGGTGAAAATCGTTTTCGCGCCATTGCCTTTGATCGCGCCGCCCAAACAATCGAATCTCTCAATGACGATATCAATGAATATATTGAAAATGATACGCTAACTAACATCAAAGGTATTGGCGATTCTATTGCTGAGGATATCACCTCTTATGCTAAAACAGGCACTATTGAAGTACTTGAAAGCCTGCGCGAGCAAATTCCGGAGGGTATCATCAAATGGCTGGAGATATCTGGCCTGGGGCCCAAGAATATTGCCAAAATACACCAGCAGCTGGATATTACAGAACTAGATGAACTCAAAGAAGCCTGCCAAGACGGACGGGTGGCCTCCCTCGACGGACTGGGGGAAAAGTCAGCTCAGAAAATTGCTAAATCTATTGAGTGGATGCAACAGTTTGACCAACGATGCCGACTTGACGAAGCACTGGATATTGCCGGGCCTATCTATGATTTTCTTAAAAAGTTAGAAGGCGTTGAAGCTATTGATGTTGCCGGCTCGCTGCGCCGGTACAAAGAAACCATCGGCGATGTGGATATCCTGATTGGTGCTAAAGAAGAAGATATTGACCAGCTATTTGACGCCTTTGTTGACCACGAACTGGTAGTAGAAGTGCTGGGCCGCGGAGAAACCAAAAGCTCCATCCGCACCGAAAATGGCCGTCAGGTAGATCTACGCATCGTTAAACCCGAACAATTTGCAGCCGCTCTCATGTACTTTACCGGCAGCAAAGAACATAACGTTGTGCTACGCCAGCGTGCTCGCGAACGGGGACTTTCACTCAACGAATATGGTCTCTTTAAGTTAAATGATGAAGGCGATACCAATTTTGAGAAGCCCATTGATTACGATTCTGAAAGTGATATCTATCAACATCTGGACCTAAACTTTATCCCGCCTGAACTGCGCGAAGATCACGGTGAAATTACTTTTTATGAAGAAAATGAGTCTATGAATCTTGTCGAAGAAGGTGACATTCGCGGCGTCATCCACGCACACAGTACTTATAGCGACGGCAAGTTTTCAATTAAAGAAATGGCCGAAGCCTGTATAGAACGCGGCTATGAGTATTTGGGCATTACTGACCATTCCCAAACGGCGGCCTATGCGGGCGGACTTTCGGTAGATAAAATCAAAGAACAATGGGAAGAAGTAGATCAGCTTAACGAAGAATACGGATCTGATTTTCGCATCTTCAAAGGCATAGAATCAGATATCCTTAGTGACGGGAGTCTCGATTATGAGAATGAAATTCTAGAAAGTTTCGACTTTGTGATTGCCAGCGTCCACAACGGACTGGGTATGAATCGCCCAAAAATGATGAACCGTTTCCGTACAGCCATCAAAAATCCTTTCACCAGTATTGTGGGCCACCCGACCGGGCGCCTGTTGCTGAAACGCGACGGCAGTGACCTGGACATGAATGAGCTTATTGAGCTGGCAGCCAAGCACAATACAGCTATCGAAATTAATGCTAACCCCCACCGGCTGGATCTCGACTGGCGCCATGGCAACAAGGCTAAAGAGGTGGGGCTCATGTCATCAATCAATCCTGATGCACACAGCAAAAAAGGTATTGATCACATCCCCTACGGTGTGCATATTGCCCGTAAAGCCAAATTTGAAAAGGAGCGTATCCTCAACACCAAAAGTAAGGATGAAGTAGCAAAGTGGTTTGCATCATCATAA
- a CDS encoding nuclear transport factor 2 family protein, producing MPSTDKVNQVLDDWHNAAEDADFGRYFNHFASDSAIFMGTDATERWTVAEFRPWAKPYFDRGKAWNFTPVERHVSFSDNGRTAWFDESLDTPNLGPARGSGVLIYQKGEWKIAHYNLSIPIPNTIADTVVAQVEKALQEQSSNNSN from the coding sequence GTGCCCTCAACAGATAAAGTTAATCAGGTGCTGGATGACTGGCACAATGCGGCTGAAGATGCAGATTTTGGACGTTATTTTAATCATTTTGCAAGTGACAGTGCCATTTTTATGGGTACAGATGCTACTGAGCGGTGGACGGTCGCGGAATTCCGTCCTTGGGCCAAGCCCTATTTTGACCGCGGAAAAGCATGGAATTTCACCCCCGTTGAACGGCATGTTTCTTTTTCTGATAACGGTCGCACAGCCTGGTTTGATGAGTCTTTGGATACCCCCAACCTGGGCCCGGCTCGCGGTAGCGGCGTATTGATCTATCAAAAAGGAGAATGGAAGATTGCGCACTATAATTTGTCTATTCCCATTCCCAATACTATTGCCGATACGGTGGTAGCCCAAGTTGAAAAGGCGCTGCAAGAACAATCTTCGAATAATTCTAACTGA
- a CDS encoding M14 family metallopeptidase, translating to MTKLRFLYPLFFLLFISTGLKAQSGLQAPSEFLGYELGSQWTPHHKVMDYFWHVAEQSPQVKTNQYGTTNEGRQLMLAYISARKNMDKLQEIRTNNLKRTGLRDGTPTGDSTAIVWLSYNVHGNETSSSEAAMKTIYELVRPDNARTKKWLQNTVVIIDPMLNPDGRDRYVYWYKQTVGTQPNVHLNAREHHEPWPGGRTNHYYFDLNRDWAWLTQKESRHRIAEYQKWMPHIHVDFHEQEYDSPYYFAPAAKPFHNAITDWQSEFQFTIGQNHAKYFNKNNWLYFTREVFDLFYPSYGDTYPIFNGAIGMTYEQAGHSLAGLGILKTEGDTLTLNDRLTHHHTTGLSTVEISSKNAGRLVSEFSSYYDRAQNNPQGEYETFVIKGDNNPDKLQALFDLLDKHKVKYGQPTQSQSLRGYNYETGESEEVSVSKDDYLVSVYQPKSVMARILFEPKPELSDSVTYDITAWGQHYAYGLDGYALKQRLDVEQASAPKKELENEISGKPYAYLAKWQDLEDIGLLSDLLKQEIRVRFAQKSFTVDGQSYDRGTLIITRSDNKIFTKDFDSTVQEIANKHNQQLYAASTGFVESGPDFGSSSVRYLEPPRVALLSGSGTDAGMVGEIWHYFDKQINYPLTMLDTNYFGDVDLSKYDVLILPSYYGDELDSDRLGEIKEWISSGGKLIAVQGGNNLLAGKERFALKRKKDDESESAEVANQLDKYGEQQRESISSFNPGSIFKVTMDNTHPLAFGYKGNYFSLKLNTSSYQYLENGWNVGVTKEGAHMSGFLGHEAKEGIQNSLTFGVQNMGSGSVVYMIDNPLFRAFWYNGKQLFGNAVFLVGQ from the coding sequence ATGACTAAGCTACGATTTCTATACCCTCTGTTTTTTCTACTCTTCATTTCGACTGGCTTAAAAGCACAATCCGGGTTGCAAGCACCCTCTGAATTTCTTGGTTATGAGTTGGGCAGTCAGTGGACCCCTCACCACAAAGTTATGGACTATTTCTGGCATGTGGCTGAGCAATCGCCACAGGTGAAAACGAATCAGTATGGAACTACAAACGAGGGACGGCAACTTATGCTTGCCTATATTTCAGCTAGGAAGAATATGGATAAGCTGCAAGAAATCCGTACTAACAACCTAAAGCGCACCGGTTTGCGTGATGGTACCCCCACCGGCGACAGTACCGCCATTGTGTGGCTCAGTTATAATGTGCATGGTAATGAGACCTCCAGCAGTGAGGCGGCCATGAAGACGATTTACGAACTTGTGCGTCCTGATAATGCGCGCACAAAAAAATGGCTGCAGAATACAGTGGTTATTATAGATCCCATGCTCAATCCCGACGGGCGCGACCGCTACGTTTATTGGTACAAGCAGACCGTGGGAACCCAGCCGAATGTACATCTCAATGCTCGCGAACATCACGAGCCGTGGCCCGGTGGACGTACGAATCACTATTATTTTGATCTGAACCGTGACTGGGCGTGGCTTACTCAGAAGGAGAGCCGTCATCGTATTGCAGAGTATCAAAAATGGATGCCTCATATTCATGTTGATTTCCATGAGCAGGAATATGATTCTCCCTATTATTTTGCGCCGGCAGCCAAGCCGTTTCATAATGCGATTACCGATTGGCAGTCGGAATTCCAATTTACCATTGGTCAAAATCATGCAAAGTACTTTAATAAAAACAATTGGCTCTACTTTACGCGCGAAGTGTTCGATCTTTTTTATCCCAGCTATGGGGATACCTATCCCATTTTTAATGGTGCAATCGGCATGACTTACGAGCAAGCCGGTCACAGCCTGGCAGGACTCGGCATCCTTAAAACCGAGGGGGATACGCTTACGCTTAACGATCGGTTGACCCATCATCATACAACGGGATTATCAACAGTAGAGATCAGCTCGAAAAATGCGGGCAGGCTGGTCAGTGAGTTTAGCAGTTACTATGACAGGGCTCAAAATAACCCCCAGGGAGAATACGAGACGTTTGTGATTAAAGGCGATAACAATCCGGATAAGCTGCAGGCACTGTTTGATTTATTAGATAAACACAAGGTAAAGTATGGGCAGCCCACGCAGTCACAATCGTTGAGGGGATATAACTACGAGACCGGAGAGAGCGAAGAAGTTTCAGTTAGTAAGGATGACTACCTGGTGAGCGTTTATCAGCCCAAATCTGTAATGGCGCGCATTTTGTTTGAGCCCAAGCCAGAGCTTTCTGATTCCGTAACTTATGATATTACAGCTTGGGGACAGCATTATGCTTATGGTCTGGACGGTTATGCGCTGAAGCAACGTTTGGATGTAGAACAGGCATCGGCCCCAAAGAAAGAGTTGGAAAATGAGATTTCTGGCAAACCGTATGCCTATCTGGCTAAGTGGCAAGATTTGGAAGATATAGGTTTACTCAGTGATCTACTCAAGCAAGAGATCAGAGTTCGTTTTGCGCAAAAGTCTTTTACTGTGGATGGGCAGTCGTATGATCGTGGAACGTTAATTATTACACGTTCTGATAATAAGATTTTCACTAAGGATTTTGACAGCACTGTACAAGAGATTGCGAACAAGCATAACCAGCAGCTGTATGCAGCCTCAACGGGATTTGTAGAGTCAGGGCCCGACTTTGGCTCATCGTCGGTGCGCTATTTGGAACCTCCGCGGGTAGCACTGCTTTCGGGCAGCGGTACAGATGCAGGTATGGTCGGCGAAATTTGGCACTATTTTGACAAGCAGATTAACTATCCGCTGACGATGCTGGATACTAATTATTTCGGTGATGTTGATCTTAGTAAATATGATGTGCTGATTCTGCCGTCTTATTATGGTGACGAGCTGGATAGTGATCGGCTTGGCGAAATTAAAGAGTGGATTTCTTCAGGTGGCAAGCTAATTGCCGTGCAGGGTGGTAATAATTTGCTGGCCGGCAAAGAGAGATTTGCTTTGAAGCGGAAGAAAGATGATGAAAGTGAAAGTGCAGAAGTGGCTAACCAATTAGACAAATACGGTGAGCAGCAGCGCGAAAGTATTTCCAGTTTTAATCCGGGATCCATTTTCAAGGTTACGATGGATAACACGCATCCACTGGCTTTCGGCTACAAAGGTAACTACTTTTCGTTGAAGCTCAATACCAGTAGCTACCAATATCTGGAGAATGGCTGGAATGTGGGTGTTACCAAAGAAGGAGCACACATGAGCGGTTTTTTGGGTCATGAGGCAAAAGAGGGTATTCAAAACAGCCTGACTTTTGGCGTGCAGAATATGGGTTCTGGATCGGTAGTTTACATGATTGATAACCCCCTGTTCCGCGCTTTCTGGTATAATGGCAAGCAGCTGTTTGGCAATGCCGTGTTTTTGGTAGGACAGTAA
- a CDS encoding TonB-dependent receptor: MFFKIIRSTAILCFFMAMSTMLFAQTISGTVTDGQTGKTLAGANIIQLQTSNGVSTDENGSFSLTLTDDAPQKIKVTFVGYKAKIVRLDGAESSLTITLTPSTMMSNEVFVKALRVDKATPMAYENISKASIEQKNLGQDMPYMIGSSPSVTTTSDAGAGIGYTSMRIRGVDQGRINVTVNGIPINDAESHGVFWVNMPDLASSVENIQVQRGAGTSTNGAAAFGATMNIQTSEMKSEAYGEVNTAIGSFNTRKANVMLGSGLMDNGWQFEGRLSKIESDGYIDRASSDLKSFYLSAARHGDRSLLRADVFSGKEKTYQAWYGVSESRLQNGNRTYNPAGAYTDESGNTKYYDNQTDNYQQDHYQLHYSYQFTDNWDARGSLHYTYGRGYYEEYQESQDLTQYSISDIQLPDTTIQKSDLVRQLWLDNHFYGAVFSTEYVPSDRWSLTLGGGYNEYDGDHFGEVVWARFAGDTNADKRYYQNNALKTDFNSYIKASYQIIDGLTAYADAQIRHITYEFLGKDRQPAQGGGQQIVDVQQKDRLTFFNPKAGLTYNINQRHRAYASFSVANKEPTRDEYVDSTPENRPSHETLYDWEAGYKGSFDWFSVGANFYYMNYQDQLILTGEINDVGSNVRQNVPSSYRAGIELQAGAQLLPSLEWSANATFSRNKIEQYTQYVDNYDTGSQETNVYTDTNISFSPDVVANTMLQFSKRGLSAQWSAKYVSRQYLDNTQTKSRSLDPYVVNNLRIRYNWETVPSLQAIKITFVVNNMLNEMYESDGYTFGYISGGQKEYSNYYYPQAGRNFLLQLSFNF, translated from the coding sequence ATGTTTTTTAAGATTATTCGAAGCACAGCCATTCTGTGTTTTTTCATGGCAATGAGTACTATGCTCTTTGCCCAAACAATAAGCGGAACTGTAACAGACGGGCAGACCGGCAAAACGCTGGCCGGGGCTAATATTATCCAGTTGCAAACATCAAATGGTGTTTCGACGGATGAGAATGGATCATTTTCACTGACGCTTACCGATGATGCGCCTCAAAAAATAAAAGTGACGTTTGTTGGCTATAAAGCTAAAATCGTTCGGCTTGACGGAGCTGAAAGCTCGTTAACTATCACGCTCACACCTTCTACTATGATGAGTAATGAGGTATTTGTGAAGGCACTTCGCGTAGATAAAGCTACGCCCATGGCTTATGAAAATATCAGCAAAGCCAGTATTGAACAGAAAAATCTGGGTCAGGACATGCCCTATATGATTGGGAGCAGTCCTTCGGTTACTACCACATCAGATGCCGGAGCAGGCATCGGCTATACCTCTATGCGTATCCGCGGTGTCGATCAGGGTCGCATTAATGTGACGGTTAACGGTATTCCCATTAATGATGCCGAATCGCATGGTGTATTCTGGGTGAATATGCCTGATTTAGCTTCTTCAGTTGAAAATATACAGGTGCAGCGAGGAGCTGGCACATCCACCAATGGAGCTGCCGCTTTTGGAGCAACGATGAATATTCAAACGTCGGAAATGAAATCCGAGGCCTATGGAGAAGTAAATACAGCTATTGGATCATTTAACACCCGCAAAGCTAATGTAATGCTGGGTTCCGGATTGATGGATAACGGCTGGCAGTTTGAGGGACGACTCTCGAAGATAGAATCAGATGGATATATTGACCGGGCTTCTTCAGATCTGAAATCATTTTATCTGTCGGCGGCTAGGCATGGTGATCGCAGCTTGTTGCGTGCAGATGTCTTTTCAGGAAAAGAGAAAACCTACCAAGCGTGGTATGGTGTATCCGAAAGCCGGCTGCAGAATGGCAATAGAACCTATAATCCCGCAGGAGCCTATACCGATGAAAGCGGGAATACGAAGTATTATGATAATCAGACGGACAATTACCAGCAGGATCATTATCAGCTGCATTACTCTTATCAGTTTACCGATAACTGGGATGCTCGGGGGTCATTGCATTATACTTATGGGCGCGGTTATTACGAAGAATACCAAGAATCCCAGGACCTGACACAGTACAGCATCAGTGATATCCAGCTGCCGGATACTACTATTCAGAAAAGTGATTTGGTGCGACAGCTTTGGCTCGACAATCACTTTTACGGCGCTGTCTTTTCAACTGAATATGTGCCCTCGGACCGTTGGTCACTCACACTCGGCGGCGGATATAATGAATATGACGGTGACCATTTTGGAGAGGTTGTCTGGGCGCGTTTTGCCGGAGATACTAATGCTGATAAACGATACTATCAGAACAATGCGTTGAAGACAGATTTTAATTCCTATATCAAAGCCAGCTATCAAATTATCGATGGGCTCACTGCCTATGCAGATGCCCAGATTCGTCATATTACGTACGAATTCTTGGGTAAAGATCGACAGCCGGCTCAGGGTGGTGGTCAACAGATTGTGGATGTACAACAAAAAGATCGTCTCACTTTCTTTAATCCCAAAGCCGGGTTGACGTATAATATTAATCAGCGCCATCGGGCCTATGCGTCATTCAGCGTGGCGAACAAAGAGCCCACACGCGACGAATATGTGGATTCTACTCCCGAAAATCGTCCGTCGCATGAAACCCTTTACGACTGGGAAGCCGGATATAAAGGATCTTTTGATTGGTTTTCAGTGGGAGCGAATTTCTACTATATGAATTATCAGGACCAGCTTATCTTAACCGGCGAAATTAATGATGTGGGATCCAACGTGCGGCAGAATGTGCCCAGTAGTTATCGTGCAGGTATAGAGCTACAGGCTGGAGCACAGCTGTTGCCAAGTCTGGAATGGTCGGCCAATGCAACCTTCAGCCGCAATAAAATTGAGCAATATACGCAGTATGTCGATAATTATGATACTGGATCACAAGAGACGAATGTTTATACAGATACTAACATCTCTTTTTCTCCGGATGTTGTTGCAAATACTATGCTTCAATTTTCTAAGAGAGGCTTGTCAGCTCAGTGGTCAGCAAAGTATGTTTCTCGACAATACTTGGATAATACACAGACCAAAAGCCGGTCGCTTGATCCGTATGTTGTAAATAATTTGCGTATAAGATACAACTGGGAGACGGTACCGTCGTTACAAGCTATTAAAATAACGTTTGTGGTTAATAATATGCTTAATGAGATGTATGAGTCCGATGGATATACCTTTGGATATATTTCCGGAGGACAAAAAGAATACAGCAATTATTATTATCCGCAGGCCGGACGCAATTTTTTGCTACAGCTCTCGTTTAACTTCTAG
- a CDS encoding DMT family transporter, with protein sequence MNNNTFSRGGTLSHHGILIFFVFLWGANFILAEIALLEMSPISFSVSRFAMGGIAMFLVMYLQYRSECRQTNNKISFLPQIKKEDWPRLLFISVIGATLAPWLGIEGLGLTHGARASLWLALGPAVSTGFGYMFSTEEMGGYGYLGVVLAVVGTIILAWDGLQPEQGYWLGDAILIIALILTVIELHLIKPLANKYGSVPIVALRTAIGGTLYILIASPDLIVVSWKSLGLWTWIAIIAGGAIGVGVGQWVKVRALKKLGPTQVVLYGNMVPIAALFIAWLSIGENPSRLEIISAVFIITGAIFIQVIDDRASTDEKEISNDEDVRFFTNAE encoded by the coding sequence TTGAACAATAATACCTTTTCCCGGGGTGGGACACTCTCCCATCACGGGATCCTTATATTTTTTGTTTTTCTCTGGGGTGCTAATTTCATTCTAGCAGAAATTGCCCTTCTGGAGATGTCTCCCATATCATTTAGCGTATCACGGTTTGCTATGGGCGGGATTGCTATGTTTTTGGTAATGTACCTGCAATATCGTTCGGAATGCCGCCAAACTAATAATAAAATTTCCTTTTTACCTCAGATAAAAAAAGAAGACTGGCCAAGACTATTATTTATCTCGGTCATTGGTGCGACGCTGGCTCCCTGGCTTGGTATTGAGGGGTTAGGACTAACCCACGGCGCACGGGCATCACTTTGGCTGGCTCTGGGCCCTGCGGTGAGCACGGGATTTGGTTATATGTTTAGCACCGAAGAAATGGGAGGCTATGGTTACTTAGGCGTCGTTCTAGCTGTTGTGGGCACAATTATCTTAGCTTGGGATGGATTACAACCTGAGCAGGGATATTGGTTAGGAGATGCTATTTTAATTATTGCACTTATCCTTACCGTTATTGAACTGCACCTTATTAAACCCCTAGCTAATAAATACGGTTCCGTACCCATTGTCGCTCTTCGTACTGCCATTGGCGGTACGTTATATATCCTCATTGCCTCTCCTGATCTTATTGTTGTGTCTTGGAAATCACTTGGACTATGGACCTGGATTGCCATCATTGCCGGCGGTGCTATTGGCGTGGGCGTTGGCCAATGGGTAAAGGTACGAGCCCTTAAAAAACTTGGTCCTACACAGGTGGTACTTTATGGTAATATGGTGCCCATTGCAGCCTTGTTTATTGCCTGGCTCAGTATTGGCGAAAACCCGTCCCGGCTGGAGATTATATCCGCCGTATTCATTATTACCGGCGCCATTTTTATACAAGTAATAGACGACCGAGCCAGTACAGATGAAAAAGAAATATCAAATGATGAAGATGTGCGATTCTTTACCAATGCAGAATAA
- a CDS encoding DUF2911 domain-containing protein: MKSVQTYLKITAFAFLGVMLFTSLGTAQDRGNKKARTSPNASVSQTIGTTQVSITYGRPSVNEREVFGGLEAYGEVWRTGANESTAITFSDDVMIEGKKVEAGTYSLYTIPRKDTWTIILNSKLSWGTQYDKSKDVLRVKVPSKEASHMEQFLISFHNVTNSSAECVLHWKNTKVPFTIEV; this comes from the coding sequence ATGAAGTCAGTTCAAACATATCTTAAAATCACGGCATTTGCTTTTTTGGGAGTTATGCTTTTTACCAGCTTGGGTACTGCTCAAGATCGCGGAAATAAAAAAGCACGAACAAGTCCGAATGCATCTGTCAGCCAGACAATCGGAACTACTCAGGTTTCTATTACCTATGGGCGCCCCTCTGTTAATGAACGTGAAGTTTTTGGTGGATTAGAAGCCTATGGTGAGGTTTGGCGAACGGGAGCTAATGAATCTACGGCTATTACTTTTTCGGATGATGTAATGATTGAAGGAAAAAAAGTAGAAGCCGGTACTTATTCACTTTATACTATTCCACGCAAAGATACATGGACTATAATCCTCAATTCTAAATTGTCATGGGGCACGCAATATGATAAAAGTAAGGATGTACTGCGTGTTAAAGTTCCTTCTAAAGAAGCGTCGCACATGGAACAATTTTTAATTTCTTTCCATAACGTTACCAACAGTTCGGCGGAATGTGTGCTTCACTGGAAGAATACTAAGGTTCCGTTCACAATCGAAGTATAG